One window from the genome of Epinephelus moara isolate mb chromosome 21, YSFRI_EMoa_1.0, whole genome shotgun sequence encodes:
- the LOC126382893 gene encoding uncharacterized protein LOC126382893 isoform X8 has translation MSQVCVGRLSCVLDVSGVCWTSQVCVGCLRYVLDVSAVSWTSQVCVLDVAGVRVGCLRCVLDVSGVCWTSQLCVLDVSGVCWTSQVCVGRLSCVCWKSQVCVLDVAGVCVGRLRCACWTSQVCVLDVAGVCWTSQVCVGCLRCVCWMSQVCVGCRKCVLDVSGVCWMSQVCVGCLSCVCWMSQLCVLDVSGVCVGCLMCVLDVAGVCWMSQVCVGHLRCVLDVSGVCWMSQVCVCWMSQVCVGRLRCVLDISGVCWTSQLCVLDVSGVRVGRLRCACWTSQVCVLDVSGVCWTSQVCVLDVSGVCWTSQVCVGRLRCVLDVT, from the exons atgtctcaggtgtgtgttgGACGTCTCAGTTGTGTGTTGGACGTCTCAGGTGTGTGTTGGACGTCTCAGGTGTGTGTTGGATGTCTCAGGTATGTGTTGGACGTCTCAGCTGTGAGTTGGAcgtctcag gtgtgtgtgttggatgtcGCAGGTGTGCGTGTTGGAtgtctcaggtgtgtgttgGACGTCTCAGGTGTGTGTTGGACGTCTCAGTTGTGTGTGTTGGACGTCTCAGGTGTGTGTTGGACGTCTCAGGTGTGTGTTGGACGTCTCAGTTGTGTGTGTTGGAagtctcaggtgtgtgtgttggatgtcgcaggtgtgtgtgttggacgtCTCAGGTGTGCGTGTTGGAcgtctcaggtgtgtgtgttggatgtcGCAG gtgtgtgttggacgtctcaggtgtgtgttggatgtctcaggtgtgtgtgttggatgtctcaggtgtgtgttgGATGTCGCAAGTGTGTGTTGGACGTCTCAGGTGTGTGTTGGAtgtctcaggtgtgtgttggatgtctcagctgtgtgtgttggatgtctcagctgtgtgtgttggatgtctcaggtgtgtgtgttggatgtctcatgtgtgtgttggacgTCGCAGGTGTGTGTTGGATGTCGCAGGTGTGTGTTGGACATCTCAGGTGTGTGTTGGAtgtctcaggtgtgtgttggatgtctcaggtgtgtgtgtgttggatgtcGCAGGTGTGTGTTGGACGTCTCAGGTGTGTGTTGGACATCTCAGGTGTGTGTTGGACGTCTCAGTTGTGTGTGTTGGACGTCTCAGGTGTGCGTGTTGGACGTCTCAGGTGTGCGTGTTGGAcgtctcaggtgtgtgtgttggatgtcTCAG GTGTGTGTTGGAcgtctcaggtgtgtgtgttggatgtctcaggtgtgtgttgGACGTCTCAGGTGTGTGTTGGACGTCTCAGGTGTGTGTTGGATGTGACCTGA
- the LOC126382893 gene encoding uncharacterized protein LOC126382893 isoform X6: MSQVCVGRLSCVLDVSGVCWTSQVCVGCLRYVLDVSAVSWTSQVCVLDVAGVRVGCLRCVLDVSGVCWTSQLCVLDVSGVCWTSQVCVGRLSCVCWKSQVCVLDVAGVCVGRLRCACWTSQVCVLDVAGVCWTSQVCVGCLRCVCWMSQVCVLDVSGVCVGCLRCVLDVSGVCWMSQVCVLDVSGVCWMSQVCVGRLRCVLDVSGVCWMSQLCVLDVSAVCVGCLRCVCWMSHVCVGRRRCVLDVAGVCWTSQVCVGCLRCVLDVSGVCVLDVAGVCWTSQVCVGHLRCVCWMSQVCVGRLRCVCWMSQVCVGRLRCVLDVSGVCWM; this comes from the exons atgtctcaggtgtgtgttgGACGTCTCAGTTGTGTGTTGGACGTCTCAGGTGTGTGTTGGACGTCTCAGGTGTGTGTTGGATGTCTCAGGTATGTGTTGGACGTCTCAGCTGTGAGTTGGAcgtctcag gtgtgtgtgttggatgtcGCAGGTGTGCGTGTTGGAtgtctcaggtgtgtgttgGACGTCTCAGGTGTGTGTTGGACGTCTCAGTTGTGTGTGTTGGACGTCTCAGGTGTGTGTTGGACGTCTCAGGTGTGTGTTGGACGTCTCAGTTGTGTGTGTTGGAagtctcaggtgtgtgtgttggatgtcgcaggtgtgtgtgttggacgtCTCAGGTGTGCGTGTTGGAcgtctcaggtgtgtgtgttggatgtcGCAGGTGTGTGTTGGACGTCTCAGGTGTGTGTTGGatgtctcaggtgtgtgtgttggatgtctcaggtgtgtgtgttggacgtctcaggtgtgtgtgttggatgtctcaggtgtgtgttggacgtctcaggtgtgtgttggatgtctcaggtgtgtgtgttggatgtctcaggtgtgtgttgGATGTCGCAAGTGTGTGTTGGACGTCTCAGGTGTGTGTTGGAtgtctcaggtgtgtgttggatgtctcagctgtgtgtgttggatgtctcagctgtgtgtgttggatgtctcaggtgtgtgtgttggatgtctcatgtgtgtgttggacgTCGCAGGTGTGTGTTGGATGTCGCAGGTGTGTGTTGGACATCTCAGGTGTGTGTTGGAtgtctcaggtgtgtgttggatgtctcaggtgtgtgtgtgttggatgtcGCAGGTGTGTGTTGGACGTCTCAGGTGTGTGTTGGACATCTCAG gtgtgtgtgttggatgtcTCAG GTGTGTGTTGGAcgtctcaggtgtgtgtgttggatgtctcaggtgtgtgttgGACGTCTCAGGTGTGTGTTGGACGTCTCAGGTGTGTGTTGGATGTGA
- the LOC126382893 gene encoding uncharacterized protein LOC126382893 isoform X4 gives MSQVCVGRLSCVLDVSGVCWTSQVCVGCLRYVLDVSAVSWTSQVCVLDVAGVRVGCLRCVLDVSGVCWTSQLCVLDVSGVCWTSQVCVGRLSCVCWKSQVCVLDVAGVCVGRLRCACWTSQVCVLDVAGVCWTSQVCVGCLRCVCWMSQVCVLDVSGVCVGCLRCVLDVSGVCWMSQVCVLDVSGVCWMSQVCVGRLRCVLDVAGVCWTSQVCVGCLRCVLDVSGVCVLDVAGVCWTSQVCVGHLRCVLDVSVVCVGRLRCACWTSQVCVLDVSGVCVGCLRCVLDVSDVCVGCRRCACWTSQVCVGRLRCVCWMSQVCVGRLRCVLDVSGVCWM, from the exons atgtctcaggtgtgtgttgGACGTCTCAGTTGTGTGTTGGACGTCTCAGGTGTGTGTTGGACGTCTCAGGTGTGTGTTGGATGTCTCAGGTATGTGTTGGACGTCTCAGCTGTGAGTTGGAcgtctcag gtgtgtgtgttggatgtcGCAGGTGTGCGTGTTGGAtgtctcaggtgtgtgttgGACGTCTCAGGTGTGTGTTGGACGTCTCAGTTGTGTGTGTTGGACGTCTCAGGTGTGTGTTGGACGTCTCAGGTGTGTGTTGGACGTCTCAGTTGTGTGTGTTGGAagtctcaggtgtgtgtgttggatgtcgcaggtgtgtgtgttggacgtCTCAGGTGTGCGTGTTGGAcgtctcaggtgtgtgtgttggatgtcGCAGGTGTGTGTTGGACGTCTCAGGTGTGTGTTGGatgtctcaggtgtgtgtgttggatgtctcaggtgtgtgtgttggacgtctcaggtgtgtgtgttggatgtctcaggtgtgtgttggacgtctcaggtgtgtgttggatgtctcaggtgtgtgtgttggatgtctcaggtgtgtgttgGATGTCGCAAGTGTGTGTTGGACGTCTCAG GTGTGTGTTGGATGTCGCAGGTGTGTGTTGGACATCTCAGGTGTGTGTTGGAtgtctcaggtgtgtgttggatgtctcaggtgtgtgtgtgttggatgtcGCAGGTGTGTGTTGGACGTCTCAGGTGTGTGTTGGACATCTCAGGTGTGTGTTGGACGTCTCAGTTGTGTGTGTTGGACGTCTCAGGTGTGCGTGTTGGACGTCTCAGGTGTGCGTGTTGGAcgtctcaggtgtgtgtgttggatgtcTCAGGTGTGTGTTAGACGTCtcagatgtgtgtgttggatGTCGCAGGTGTGCGTGTTGGACGTCTCAGGTGTGTGTTGGAcgtctcaggtgtgtgtgttggatgtctcaggtgtgtgttgGACGTCTCAGGTGTGTGTTGGACGTCTCAGGTGTGTGTTGGATGTGA
- the LOC126382893 gene encoding uncharacterized protein LOC126382893 isoform X10, translating into MSQVCVGRLSCVLDVSGVCWTSQVCVGCLRYVLDVSAVSWTSQVCVLDVAGVRVGCLRCVLDVSGVCWTSQLCVLDVSGVCWTSQVCVGRLSCVCWKSQVCVLDVAGVCVGRLRCACWTSQVCVLDVAGVCWTSQVCVGCLRCVCWMSQVCVGRLRCVLDVSGVCVGCLRCVLDVASVCWTSQVCVGCLRCVLDVSAVCVGCLSCVCWMSQVCVLDVSCVCWTSQVCVGCRRCVLDISGVCWMSQVCVGCLRCVCVGCRRCVLDVSGVCWTSQVCVLDVSGVCWTSQVCVLDVSGVCWTSQVCVGRLRCVLDVT; encoded by the exons atgtctcaggtgtgtgttgGACGTCTCAGTTGTGTGTTGGACGTCTCAGGTGTGTGTTGGACGTCTCAGGTGTGTGTTGGATGTCTCAGGTATGTGTTGGACGTCTCAGCTGTGAGTTGGAcgtctcag gtgtgtgtgttggatgtcGCAGGTGTGCGTGTTGGAtgtctcaggtgtgtgttgGACGTCTCAGGTGTGTGTTGGACGTCTCAGTTGTGTGTGTTGGACGTCTCAGGTGTGTGTTGGACGTCTCAGGTGTGTGTTGGACGTCTCAGTTGTGTGTGTTGGAagtctcaggtgtgtgtgttggatgtcgcaggtgtgtgtgttggacgtCTCAGGTGTGCGTGTTGGAcgtctcaggtgtgtgtgttggatgtcGCAGGTGTGTGTTGGACGTCTCAGGTGTGTGTTGGatgtctcag gtgtgtgtgttggatgtctcaggtgtgtgttggacgtctcaggtgtgtgttggatgtctcaggtgtgtgtgttggatgtctcaggtgtgtgttgGATGTCGCAAGTGTGTGTTGGACGTCTCAGGTGTGTGTTGGAtgtctcaggtgtgtgttggatgtctcagctgtgtgtgttggatgtctcagctgtgtgtgttggatgtctcaggtgtgtgtgttggatgtctcatgtgtgtgttggacgTCGCAGGTGTGTGTTGGATGTCGCAGGTGTGTGTTGGACATCTCAGGTGTGTGTTGGAtgtctcaggtgtgtgttggatgtctcaggtgtgtgtgtgttggatgtcGCAGGTGTGTGTTGGACGTCTCAGGTGTGTGTTGGACATCTCAG gtgtgtgtgttggatgtcTCAG GTGTGTGTTGGAcgtctcaggtgtgtgtgttggatgtctcaggtgtgtgttgGACGTCTCAGGTGTGTGTTGGACGTCTCAGGTGTGTGTTGGATGTGACCTGA
- the LOC126382893 gene encoding uncharacterized protein LOC126382893 isoform X12 has protein sequence MSQVCVGRLSCVLDVSGVCWTSQVCVGCLRYVLDVSAVSWTSQVCVLDVAGVRVGCLRCVLDVSGVCWTSQLCVLDVSGVCWTSQVCVGRLSCVCWKSQVCVLDVAGVCVGRLRCACWTSQVCVLDVAGVCWTSQVCVLDVSGVCWTSQVCVGCLRCVCWMSQVCVGCRKCVLDVSGVCWMSQVCVGCLSCVCWMSQLCVLDVSGVCVGCLMCVLDVAGVCWMSQVCVGHLRCVLDVSGVCWMSQVCVCWMSQVCVGRLRCVLDISGVCVGCLRCVLDVSGVCVGCLRCVLDVSGVCWTSQVCVGCDLSS, from the exons atgtctcaggtgtgtgttgGACGTCTCAGTTGTGTGTTGGACGTCTCAGGTGTGTGTTGGACGTCTCAGGTGTGTGTTGGATGTCTCAGGTATGTGTTGGACGTCTCAGCTGTGAGTTGGAcgtctcag gtgtgtgtgttggatgtcGCAGGTGTGCGTGTTGGAtgtctcaggtgtgtgttgGACGTCTCAGGTGTGTGTTGGACGTCTCAGTTGTGTGTGTTGGACGTCTCAGGTGTGTGTTGGACGTCTCAGGTGTGTGTTGGACGTCTCAGTTGTGTGTGTTGGAagtctcaggtgtgtgtgttggatgtcgcaggtgtgtgtgttggacgtCTCAGGTGTGCGTGTTGGAcgtctcaggtgtgtgtgttggatgtcGCAGGTGTGTGTTGGACGTCTCAG gtgtgtgtgttggatgtctcaggtgtgtgttggacgtctcaggtgtgtgttggatgtctcaggtgtgtgtgttggatgtctcaggtgtgtgttgGATGTCGCAAGTGTGTGTTGGACGTCTCAGGTGTGTGTTGGAtgtctcaggtgtgtgttggatgtctcagctgtgtgtgttggatgtctcagctgtgtgtgttggatgtctcaggtgtgtgtgttggatgtctcatgtgtgtgttggacgTCGCAGGTGTGTGTTGGATGTCGCAGGTGTGTGTTGGACATCTCAGGTGTGTGTTGGAtgtctcaggtgtgtgttggatgtctcaggtgtgtgtgtgttggatgtcGCAGGTGTGTGTTGGACGTCTCAGGTGTGTGTTGGACATCTCAG gtgtgtgtgttggatgtcTCAG GTGTGTGTTGGAcgtctcaggtgtgtgtgttggatgtctcaggtgtgtgttgGACGTCTCAGGTGTGTGTTGGACGTCTCAGGTGTGTGTTGGATGTGACCTGAGCTCCTGA
- the LOC126382893 gene encoding uncharacterized protein LOC126382893 isoform X3: MSQVCVGRLSCVLDVSGVCWTSQVCVGCLRYVLDVSAVSWTSQVCVLDVAGVRVGCLRCVLDVSGVCWTSQLCVLDVSGVCWTSQVCVGRLSCVCWKSQVCVLDVAGVCVGRLRCACWTSQVCVLDVAGVCWTSQVCVLDVSGVCWTSQVCVGCLRCVCWMSQVCVGCRKCVLDVSGVCWMSQVCVGCLSCVCWMSQLCVLDVSGVCVGCLMCVLDVAGVCWMSQVCVGHLRCVLDVSGVCWMSQVCVCWMSQVCVGRLRCVLDISGVCWTSQLCVLDVSGVRVGRLRCACWTSQVCVLDVSGVCWTSQVCVLDVSGVCWTSQVCVGRLRCVLDVT, from the exons atgtctcaggtgtgtgttgGACGTCTCAGTTGTGTGTTGGACGTCTCAGGTGTGTGTTGGACGTCTCAGGTGTGTGTTGGATGTCTCAGGTATGTGTTGGACGTCTCAGCTGTGAGTTGGAcgtctcag gtgtgtgtgttggatgtcGCAGGTGTGCGTGTTGGAtgtctcaggtgtgtgttgGACGTCTCAGGTGTGTGTTGGACGTCTCAGTTGTGTGTGTTGGACGTCTCAGGTGTGTGTTGGACGTCTCAGGTGTGTGTTGGACGTCTCAGTTGTGTGTGTTGGAagtctcaggtgtgtgtgttggatgtcgcaggtgtgtgtgttggacgtCTCAGGTGTGCGTGTTGGAcgtctcaggtgtgtgtgttggatgtcGCAGGTGTGTGTTGGACGTCTCAG gtgtgtgtgttggatgtctcaggtgtgtgttggacgtctcaggtgtgtgttggatgtctcaggtgtgtgtgttggatgtctcaggtgtgtgttgGATGTCGCAAGTGTGTGTTGGACGTCTCAGGTGTGTGTTGGAtgtctcaggtgtgtgttggatgtctcagctgtgtgtgttggatgtctcagctgtgtgtgttggatgtctcaggtgtgtgtgttggatgtctcatgtgtgtgttggacgTCGCAGGTGTGTGTTGGATGTCGCAGGTGTGTGTTGGACATCTCAGGTGTGTGTTGGAtgtctcaggtgtgtgttggatgtctcaggtgtgtgtgtgttggatgtcGCAGGTGTGTGTTGGACGTCTCAGGTGTGTGTTGGACATCTCAGGTGTGTGTTGGACGTCTCAGTTGTGTGTGTTGGACGTCTCAGGTGTGCGTGTTGGACGTCTCAGGTGTGCGTGTTGGAcgtctcaggtgtgtgtgttggatgtcTCAG GTGTGTGTTGGAcgtctcaggtgtgtgtgttggatgtctcaggtgtgtgttgGACGTCTCAGGTGTGTGTTGGACGTCTCAGGTGTGTGTTGGATGTGACCTGA
- the LOC126382893 gene encoding uncharacterized protein LOC126382893 isoform X13 — translation MSQVCVGRLSCVLDVSGVCWTSQVCVGCLRYVLDVSAVSWTSQVCVLDVAGVRVGCLRCVLDVSGVCWTSQLCVLDVSGVCWTSQVCVGRLSCVCWKSQVCVLDVAGVCVGRLRCACWTSQVCVLDVAGVCWTSQVCVLDVSGVCWTSQVCVGCLRCVCWMSQVCVGCRKCVLDVSGVCWMSQVCVGCLRCVLDVSGVCVLDVAGVCWTSQVCVGHLRCVLDVSVVCVGRLRCACWTSQVCVLDVSGVCVGCLRCVLDVSDVCVGCRRCACWTSQVCVGRLRCVCWMSQVCVGRLRCVLDVSGVCWM, via the exons atgtctcaggtgtgtgttgGACGTCTCAGTTGTGTGTTGGACGTCTCAGGTGTGTGTTGGACGTCTCAGGTGTGTGTTGGATGTCTCAGGTATGTGTTGGACGTCTCAGCTGTGAGTTGGAcgtctcag gtgtgtgtgttggatgtcGCAGGTGTGCGTGTTGGAtgtctcaggtgtgtgttgGACGTCTCAGGTGTGTGTTGGACGTCTCAGTTGTGTGTGTTGGACGTCTCAGGTGTGTGTTGGACGTCTCAGGTGTGTGTTGGACGTCTCAGTTGTGTGTGTTGGAagtctcaggtgtgtgtgttggatgtcgcaggtgtgtgtgttggacgtCTCAGGTGTGCGTGTTGGAcgtctcaggtgtgtgtgttggatgtcGCAGGTGTGTGTTGGACGTCTCAG gtgtgtgtgttggatgtctcaggtgtgtgttggacgtctcaggtgtgtgttggatgtctcaggtgtgtgtgttggatgtctcaggtgtgtgttgGATGTCGCAAGTGTGTGTTGGACGTCTCAGGTGTGTGTTGGAtgtctcag GTGTGTGTTGGAtgtctcaggtgtgtgttggatgtctcaggtgtgtgtgtgttggatgtcGCAGGTGTGTGTTGGACGTCTCAGGTGTGTGTTGGACATCTCAGGTGTGTGTTGGACGTCTCAGTTGTGTGTGTTGGACGTCTCAGGTGTGCGTGTTGGACGTCTCAGGTGTGCGTGTTGGAcgtctcaggtgtgtgtgttggatgtcTCAGGTGTGTGTTAGACGTCtcagatgtgtgtgttggatGTCGCAGGTGTGCGTGTTGGACGTCTCAGGTGTGTGTTGGAcgtctcaggtgtgtgtgttggatgtctcaggtgtgtgttgGACGTCTCAGGTGTGTGTTGGACGTCTCAGGTGTGTGTTGGATGTGA
- the LOC126382893 gene encoding uncharacterized protein LOC126382893 isoform X7 produces the protein MSQVCVGRLSCVLDVSGVCWTSQVCVGCLRYVLDVSAVSWTSQVCVLDVAGVRVGCLRCVLDVSGVCWTSQLCVLDVSGVCWTSQVCVGRLSCVCWKSQVCVLDVAGVCVGRLRCACWTSQVCVLDVAGVCWTSQVCVGCLRCVCWMSQVCVGRLRCVLDVSGVCVGCLRCVLDVASVCWTSQVCVGCRRCVLDISGVCWMSQVCVGCLRCVCVGCRRCVLDVSGVCWTSQVCVGRLSCVCWTSQVCVLDVSGVRVGRLRCVCWMSQVCVRRLRCVCWMSQVCVLDVSGVCWTSQVCVLDVSGVCWTSQVCVGRLRCVLDVT, from the exons atgtctcaggtgtgtgttgGACGTCTCAGTTGTGTGTTGGACGTCTCAGGTGTGTGTTGGACGTCTCAGGTGTGTGTTGGATGTCTCAGGTATGTGTTGGACGTCTCAGCTGTGAGTTGGAcgtctcag gtgtgtgtgttggatgtcGCAGGTGTGCGTGTTGGAtgtctcaggtgtgtgttgGACGTCTCAGGTGTGTGTTGGACGTCTCAGTTGTGTGTGTTGGACGTCTCAGGTGTGTGTTGGACGTCTCAGGTGTGTGTTGGACGTCTCAGTTGTGTGTGTTGGAagtctcaggtgtgtgtgttggatgtcgcaggtgtgtgtgttggacgtCTCAGGTGTGCGTGTTGGAcgtctcaggtgtgtgtgttggatgtcGCAGGTGTGTGTTGGACGTCTCAGGTGTGTGTTGGatgtctcag gtgtgtgtgttggatgtctcaggtgtgtgttggacgtctcaggtgtgtgttggatgtctcaggtgtgtgtgttggatgtctcaggtgtgtgttgGATGTCGCAAGTGTGTGTTGGACGTCTCAG GTGTGTGTTGGATGTCGCAGGTGTGTGTTGGACATCTCAGGTGTGTGTTGGAtgtctcaggtgtgtgttggatgtctcaggtgtgtgtgtgttggatgtcGCAGGTGTGTGTTGGACGTCTCAGGTGTGTGTTGGACATCTCAGGTGTGTGTTGGACGTCTCAGTTGTGTGTGTTGGACGTCTCAGGTGTGCGTGTTGGACGTCTCAGGTGTGCGTGTTGGAcgtctcaggtgtgtgtgttggatgtcTCAGGTGTGTGTTAGACGTCtcagatgtgtgtgttggatGTCGCAGGTGTGCGTGTTGGACGTCTCAGGTGTGTGTTGGAcgtctcaggtgtgtgtgttggatgtctcaggtgtgtgttgGACGTCTCAGGTGTGTGTTGGACGTCTCAGGTGTGTGTTGGATGTGACCTGA
- the LOC126382893 gene encoding uncharacterized protein LOC126382893 isoform X5: protein MSQVCVGRLSCVLDVSGVCWTSQVCVGCLRYVLDVSAVSWTSQVCVLDVAGVRVGCLRCVLDVSGVCWTSQLCVLDVSGVCWTSQVCVGRLSCVCWKSQVCVLDVAGVCVGRLRCACWTSQVCVLDVAGVCWTSQVCVGCLRCVCWMSQVCVLDVSGVCVGCLRCVLDVSGVCWMSQVCVLDVSGVCWMSQVCVGRLRCVLDVSGVCWMSQVCVGCLRCVCVGCRRCVLDVSGVCWTSQVCVGRLSCVCWTSQVCVLDVSGVRVGRLRCVCWMSQVCVRRLRCVCWMSQVCVLDVSGVCWTSQVCVLDVSGVCWTSQVCVGRLRCVLDVT, encoded by the exons atgtctcaggtgtgtgttgGACGTCTCAGTTGTGTGTTGGACGTCTCAGGTGTGTGTTGGACGTCTCAGGTGTGTGTTGGATGTCTCAGGTATGTGTTGGACGTCTCAGCTGTGAGTTGGAcgtctcag gtgtgtgtgttggatgtcGCAGGTGTGCGTGTTGGAtgtctcaggtgtgtgttgGACGTCTCAGGTGTGTGTTGGACGTCTCAGTTGTGTGTGTTGGACGTCTCAGGTGTGTGTTGGACGTCTCAGGTGTGTGTTGGACGTCTCAGTTGTGTGTGTTGGAagtctcaggtgtgtgtgttggatgtcgcaggtgtgtgtgttggacgtCTCAGGTGTGCGTGTTGGAcgtctcaggtgtgtgtgttggatgtcGCAGGTGTGTGTTGGACGTCTCAGGTGTGTGTTGGatgtctcaggtgtgtgtgttggatgtctcaggtgtgtgtgttggacgtctcaggtgtgtgtgttggatgtctcaggtgtgtgttggacgtctcaggtgtgtgttggatgtctcaggtgtgtgtgttggatgtctcaggtgtgtgttgGATGTCGCAAGTGTGTGTTGGACGTCTCAGGTGTGTGTTGGAtgtctcag GTGTGTGTTGGAtgtctcaggtgtgtgttggatgtctcaggtgtgtgtgtgttggatgtcGCAGGTGTGTGTTGGACGTCTCAGGTGTGTGTTGGACATCTCAGGTGTGTGTTGGACGTCTCAGTTGTGTGTGTTGGACGTCTCAGGTGTGCGTGTTGGACGTCTCAGGTGTGCGTGTTGGAcgtctcaggtgtgtgtgttggatgtcTCAGGTGTGTGTTAGACGTCtcagatgtgtgtgttggatGTCGCAGGTGTGCGTGTTGGACGTCTCAGGTGTGTGTTGGAcgtctcaggtgtgtgtgttggatgtctcaggtgtgtgttgGACGTCTCAGGTGTGTGTTGGACGTCTCAGGTGTGTGTTGGATGTGACCTGA
- the LOC126382893 gene encoding uncharacterized protein LOC126382893 isoform X2: MSQVCVGRLSCELDVSGVCVGCRRCACWMSQVCVGRLRCVLDVSVVCVGRLRCVLDVSGVCWTSQLCVLEVSGVCVGCRRCVCWTSQVCVLDVSGVCVGCRRCVLDVSGVCWMSQVCVLDVSGVCVGRLRCVLDVSGVCVGCLRCVLDVASVCWTSQVCVGCLRCVLDVSAVCVGCLSCVCWMSQVCVLDVSCVCWTSQVCVGCRRCVLDISGVCWMSQVCVGCLRCVCVGCRRCVLDVSGVCWTSQVCVGRLSCVCWTSQVCVLDVSGVRVGRLRCVCWMSQVCVRRLRCVCWMSQVCVLDVSGVCWTSQVCVLDVSGVCWTSQVCVGRLRCVLDVT; this comes from the exons ATGTCTCAGGTATGTGTTGGACGTCTCAGCTGTGAGTTGGAcgtctcag gtgtgtgtgttggatgtcGCAGGTGTGCGTGTTGGAtgtctcaggtgtgtgttgGACGTCTCAGGTGTGTGTTGGACGTCTCAGTTGTGTGTGTTGGACGTCTCAGGTGTGTGTTGGACGTCTCAGGTGTGTGTTGGACGTCTCAGTTGTGTGTGTTGGAagtctcaggtgtgtgtgttggatgtcgcaggtgtgtgtgttggacgtCTCAGGTGTGCGTGTTGGAcgtctcaggtgtgtgtgttggatgtcGCAGGTGTGTGTTGGACGTCTCAGGTGTGTGTTGGatgtctcaggtgtgtgtgttggatgtctcaggt gtgtgtgttggacgtctcaggtgtgtgttggatgtctcaggtgtgtgtgttggatgtctcaggtgtgtgttgGATGTCGCAAGTGTGTGTTGGACGTCTCAGGTGTGTGTTGGAtgtctcaggtgtgtgttggatgtctcagctgtgtgtgttggatgtctcagctgtgtgtgttggatgtctcaggtgtgtgtgttggatgtctcatgtgtgtgttggacgTCGCAGGTGTGTGTTGGATGTCGCAGGTGTGTGTTGGACATCTCAGGTGTGTGTTGGAtgtctcaggtgtgtgttggatgtctcaggtgtgtgtgtgttggatgtcGCAGGTGTGTGTTGGACGTCTCAGGTGTGTGTTGGACATCTCAGGTGTGTGTTGGACGTCTCAGTTGTGTGTGTTGGACGTCTCAGGTGTGCGTGTTGGACGTCTCAGGTGTGCGTGTTGGAcgtctcaggtgtgtgtgttggatgtcTCAGGTGTGTGTTAGACGTCtcagatgtgtgtgttggatGTCGCAGGTGTGCGTGTTGGACGTCTCAGGTGTGTGTTGGAcgtctcaggtgtgtgtgttggatgtctcaggtgtgtgttgGACGTCTCAGGTGTGTGTTGGACGTCTCAGGTGTGTGTTGGATGTGACCTGA